In the genome of Croceimicrobium hydrocarbonivorans, one region contains:
- a CDS encoding response regulator — protein MPLPPIKLFRLLLFAFLLPFGLWSQGHHGIQSFSISDPEIYNADFRDSLVVIEDLESIPLNADQYSFINKELGDHNQGQFLYFRLDNRSGADLSLFLRFCRLANRIVLFHFKEKGIQVDSLGQAKNALPSAHHYLPLQLGSDEGQALLVYQEFEPSNTNPHYTELFLFEASALRAEYYQKTRIQNLYAGMILLIGLFAFVAAYLIKYRALVYFGLHMLFWIPYFQIRSNLNPFWLSWFKDIDPFKPSLIVLSFLTLFGGLFVEEYLQLRKRSKKAFWFFSISHLITLGLLLISIFGPLLYWINYALAYVLVVHLFMVIYYSIQKVEAAQRLLISFVILLVGALLMTITELGWVPNSYFSPYFFQIGTLIFSLILFFSLAAEVTKIQQERREAQQLIHIKSRFFEDISHELRSPLTLVADPVKRVWQDLPEGDQKEALGIAKNATEGLQNLVNQILDLSRQEFNPPQLILKKQDLNAFLNYQLSQFSSLAQERGIRLKYHGTENPLFFPFDGEKMQQIIANLLSNAIKFSGSDALVSLKLQSLENQKVRIQVEDQGAGISAKALPYVFDRFYQDPDAPRNPMAGTGIGLALCKALVEQHGGDIKVESQIKQGSLFSIEIPYPENFKDHTELEFIEEDGSEPDSGEINPSHKATVLVVEDHPDLRKYLKSCLVSDFEVLVAENGNSGWEIAQAQMPDLIISDLMMPELDGKGLTLKLKNHPQTSHIPIILLTAKSEQQAVNEGLAAGADDYLAKPFDSEELLLRVKNILKQRALWLQKQAQENLQQVQENTVNKVDKAFLQKLETCLDKEFSNPSFGVENLADEVAMSKTHLNRKLKALLGISANKLIQNFRLDKAKEMLQQKEGNVSEIAFACGFNSAAYFVKCFKDKFEETPGQYL, from the coding sequence ATGCCTTTGCCCCCCATTAAGCTCTTTAGGCTTTTACTATTTGCATTCCTCTTGCCTTTTGGCTTATGGAGTCAGGGTCATCATGGTATTCAGAGCTTTAGCATCTCAGATCCTGAAATCTACAATGCCGACTTTAGGGATTCACTAGTCGTAATTGAGGATTTAGAATCTATTCCCTTAAATGCGGATCAATATAGCTTCATCAATAAAGAACTGGGAGATCATAACCAGGGGCAATTCCTTTATTTTCGATTGGATAATCGCAGTGGAGCAGATCTTAGTTTGTTTCTTCGCTTTTGCCGACTCGCGAATCGCATTGTGCTTTTCCATTTTAAGGAAAAGGGAATTCAGGTTGATAGTTTAGGTCAAGCTAAAAATGCGTTACCCAGCGCGCATCATTATTTGCCATTACAGTTAGGGTCTGATGAAGGCCAGGCCTTATTGGTTTATCAGGAATTTGAGCCCTCAAATACCAATCCCCATTACACAGAATTATTCCTCTTCGAGGCCTCGGCTTTAAGAGCAGAATACTATCAAAAAACTCGCATTCAAAACCTTTATGCTGGTATGATACTCTTGATCGGTCTCTTTGCTTTTGTAGCGGCCTATCTAATCAAATATCGAGCGCTGGTTTATTTTGGCTTGCATATGCTTTTTTGGATTCCTTATTTCCAGATTCGCAGCAATTTAAATCCCTTTTGGCTAAGCTGGTTCAAGGATATTGATCCCTTTAAACCCAGTTTAATTGTACTTTCCTTCCTTACTCTTTTTGGAGGGCTTTTTGTGGAGGAATACCTACAACTGAGGAAGAGGAGTAAAAAAGCCTTTTGGTTTTTCAGTATTAGCCACCTTATTACCTTGGGCCTCTTACTTATCTCCATCTTTGGTCCTCTGCTCTATTGGATCAATTATGCTCTGGCCTATGTACTGGTGGTGCATCTGTTTATGGTGATCTACTACAGTATCCAAAAAGTGGAAGCGGCTCAGCGATTATTAATTTCTTTCGTGATTTTACTGGTCGGCGCTTTATTAATGACTATCACCGAATTGGGCTGGGTTCCCAATTCCTACTTTAGTCCTTATTTCTTTCAGATCGGAACATTGATCTTCTCTTTAATCCTCTTTTTCTCACTGGCGGCCGAGGTGACTAAAATCCAGCAAGAGCGAAGAGAAGCCCAACAATTGATCCATATTAAGAGTCGCTTTTTCGAAGACATCTCCCACGAATTGCGCAGTCCCCTTACATTGGTGGCTGATCCGGTTAAGCGAGTTTGGCAAGATCTGCCAGAAGGCGATCAGAAAGAGGCCCTGGGTATCGCTAAAAATGCTACAGAAGGCTTACAAAATCTGGTGAACCAAATCTTAGATTTAAGCCGACAAGAGTTTAACCCTCCTCAGCTGATCTTAAAGAAGCAGGACTTAAACGCCTTCCTCAATTATCAATTAAGTCAATTTAGCTCTTTGGCTCAGGAGCGTGGTATTCGACTGAAATATCATGGTACCGAGAATCCCCTCTTCTTTCCCTTTGATGGGGAGAAAATGCAGCAGATTATTGCCAATTTGCTGAGCAATGCTATAAAGTTCAGTGGCAGCGATGCGCTTGTGAGCTTAAAACTGCAAAGCTTGGAGAATCAGAAAGTACGGATACAAGTGGAAGATCAAGGTGCGGGAATAAGCGCCAAGGCCCTTCCCTATGTATTCGATCGATTTTACCAGGATCCAGATGCTCCTCGCAATCCGATGGCCGGCACCGGTATTGGCTTAGCTCTCTGCAAAGCGCTGGTTGAGCAACATGGAGGTGACATAAAAGTGGAAAGTCAAATTAAGCAGGGTAGCCTCTTTAGCATTGAAATCCCTTATCCTGAAAACTTTAAAGACCATACCGAATTAGAGTTTATAGAAGAAGATGGATCAGAGCCAGATTCTGGAGAAATCAATCCAAGCCATAAGGCTACAGTACTAGTAGTAGAAGACCATCCAGACTTGAGGAAATACCTTAAATCTTGCCTGGTCTCTGATTTTGAAGTCCTGGTTGCCGAAAACGGAAACAGTGGTTGGGAGATAGCCCAGGCGCAAATGCCGGATTTGATCATCAGCGATTTAATGATGCCCGAATTGGATGGCAAGGGACTAACCTTGAAATTAAAGAACCATCCCCAAACCAGTCATATCCCTATTATCCTGCTAACTGCCAAAAGCGAACAGCAGGCCGTTAATGAAGGATTAGCCGCTGGCGCTGATGACTATCTGGCCAAGCCTTTTGATTCGGAAGAACTACTGTTGAGAGTCAAGAATATCTTAAAGCAAAGAGCGCTCTGGTTGCAAAAGCAAGCACAGGAAAACTTACAGCAAGTACAGGAGAATACTGTTAATAAGGTAGATAAAGCCTTTTTGCAAAAACTGGAAACTTGCCTGGATAAGGAGTTCAGCAACCCAAGCTTTGGCGTGGAGAATTTGGCCGATGAAGTGGCCATGAGTAAAACCCATCTCAATCGAAAGCTTAAGGCCCTCTTAGGCATATCTGCCAATAAGCTTATCCAGAATTTCCGTTTGGATAAGGCCAAGGAAATGCTGCAGCAAAAGGAAGGCAATGTTTCGGAGATAGCCTTTGCCTGTGGCTTTAATAGTGCTGCCTATTTTGTGAAATGCTTTAAGGATAAATTCGAAGAAACTCCAGGACAGTACTTATAG
- a CDS encoding WbqC family protein, producing the protein MIQGLFSLTYWGPVSYYAQLIRCDQVILEQYDRFQKQTYRNRCYIDGPNGELMLNLAIDKNSRGLMRDTQISERDHWPQQHWQALNTSYGGSPFFDALAPEIEALFAQAPQNLAELNLATTQLILKWLRFDGIVQLSESWLEPNPVENDFRESFSPKLRSEQQNPAYPQVFDHKTAFKSELSVLDLIFNEGPAAYDYLRQL; encoded by the coding sequence TTGATTCAAGGATTGTTCAGCTTAACTTACTGGGGGCCTGTCTCCTATTATGCGCAGCTCATCCGCTGTGATCAAGTTATTCTGGAACAATACGATCGCTTTCAAAAGCAGACCTATCGCAACCGTTGCTATATCGACGGACCTAATGGCGAGCTCATGCTCAATTTGGCCATCGATAAAAACAGTCGGGGCTTGATGCGAGATACCCAAATCAGTGAGCGCGATCACTGGCCACAGCAACATTGGCAAGCCTTAAACACCTCCTATGGGGGCAGTCCTTTCTTCGATGCTCTGGCACCTGAGATTGAAGCCCTCTTTGCCCAAGCGCCTCAAAATTTAGCGGAGCTTAATCTGGCTACAACTCAACTCATCTTAAAATGGTTGCGCTTTGATGGTATTGTACAGCTCAGTGAAAGTTGGTTGGAACCTAATCCTGTGGAAAACGACTTCCGCGAAAGCTTCTCCCCTAAACTGCGCTCGGAACAGCAAAATCCGGCATACCCGCAGGTATTTGATCATAAAACCGCTTTCAAATCGGAGCTCTCGGTTTTGGATTTAATCTTCAATGAAGGTCCGGCAGCTTACGACTATTTAAGGCAGCTATAA
- a CDS encoding SH3 domain-containing protein: MLQRFPIIAVLLCFLMASPALLAQECPKTWAKVTAPSGLILRKAPGKGFIRTIPQNDTVHYCADSSYGELQYEGIKGFWRQVNYKGQQGYSFDGFLETIDLSFETDSLIEASKKLLAGDSLGDTIIAAQEEVLKTPHIYLPNPEFQFLTETYNYCGPVQDINLKLYWYGVFLDDEINPTGTMAIKPLNLNVVLSKNQNSQTMEFDVLTDQDERSLFLFGVPGSYPYQEVQLADVLKTISIRGKRLFPGQEWTLDPQNGLKLSATGSITKAGPCPKAENYKLVASMGFGAETKTQDLKEVLGDYGSCSIPELYWYGDLSGDGLPEIIFVSVREEQNVFSLLQSDAFSPQLFSLKAVITVENCAN; encoded by the coding sequence ATGCTCCAAAGGTTCCCCATCATTGCGGTGCTGCTCTGCTTCCTTATGGCGAGCCCCGCTCTTCTCGCACAAGAATGCCCAAAAACCTGGGCCAAGGTTACAGCCCCTAGTGGTTTAATTCTTCGTAAAGCGCCCGGTAAAGGATTTATCCGCACCATTCCGCAAAATGACACCGTACATTATTGTGCCGACAGCAGCTATGGCGAATTGCAATATGAAGGCATCAAAGGCTTTTGGCGCCAGGTAAATTATAAAGGTCAGCAGGGCTACTCCTTCGATGGATTTCTGGAAACCATTGATCTCAGCTTTGAAACTGACAGCCTTATTGAGGCTTCTAAAAAATTGCTAGCGGGTGATAGCTTGGGGGACACCATAATAGCAGCCCAAGAAGAAGTACTAAAAACCCCACATATTTATTTACCCAATCCTGAATTCCAATTCTTAACCGAGACCTATAATTACTGCGGTCCGGTGCAGGATATAAATTTAAAACTCTATTGGTATGGGGTTTTTCTGGATGATGAAATTAATCCCACTGGGACCATGGCCATTAAACCTTTAAACCTGAATGTGGTTTTAAGTAAGAATCAGAATAGCCAAACCATGGAATTTGATGTACTTACGGATCAGGATGAACGAAGCTTATTCCTTTTTGGCGTACCCGGCTCCTACCCTTATCAGGAAGTGCAATTAGCCGATGTTTTAAAAACGATTAGCATCCGCGGTAAGCGCTTATTCCCAGGGCAAGAATGGACTTTAGATCCCCAAAACGGATTGAAACTCAGTGCAACCGGTTCCATCACTAAAGCTGGACCTTGCCCCAAAGCCGAAAACTATAAGCTGGTAGCTAGTATGGGCTTTGGTGCCGAAACCAAAACACAAGACCTCAAAGAAGTGCTGGGCGACTATGGTAGCTGCAGCATCCCCGAATTATACTGGTATGGCGACCTTAGTGGTGATGGCCTACCCGAAATCATTTTTGTAAGTGTGCGTGAAGAGCAAAATGTCTTCAGCTTATTGCAAAGTGATGCTTTCTCACCTCAACTTTTCTCTCTCAAAGCGGTAATTACCGTTGAAAATTGCGCGAACTAA
- a CDS encoding HipA family kinase has product MEIRSSLQLIEKRATHSWPILLLASDFSRYWTKFPSPRTDTIDLIYEYTAKIVGDHFGLPIPPVALIKAEAGSFRERDYPWLKVGSLGFGSQEVLQNDALSQHSALIRSKHDFNCIQNPLDLIRIAIFDLHMANTDRSDANFNLLLKRGSGDQIIAIDHAQIFKGPNYKNDFKAVPETSIGNSVLRTNYGHSILKYIDQSYFKAVLQDYENRLPSLAPKLARLKQSIPEEWALSPELHQRISEFLLNEERWDSIARAFRRFFGFL; this is encoded by the coding sequence ATGGAAATACGGTCCAGTCTTCAGCTTATTGAAAAAAGAGCTACCCATAGCTGGCCTATTTTACTATTGGCCTCGGACTTTTCGCGGTACTGGACCAAATTCCCTTCTCCACGAACGGATACCATCGACCTGATCTATGAATACACCGCTAAAATAGTAGGGGATCACTTTGGGCTGCCCATTCCCCCCGTAGCTTTAATTAAGGCCGAGGCGGGTTCTTTTCGCGAGCGAGATTATCCCTGGCTTAAAGTCGGATCGCTAGGTTTTGGCTCCCAGGAAGTCCTTCAAAATGATGCGCTGAGTCAACATAGCGCCTTGATACGAAGCAAGCATGACTTTAACTGTATTCAAAATCCACTGGATTTAATTCGTATTGCCATTTTCGACCTGCATATGGCCAATACCGATCGATCTGATGCCAATTTTAACCTACTCCTAAAAAGGGGCTCGGGAGATCAAATAATAGCGATTGACCATGCCCAAATTTTTAAGGGTCCTAATTATAAAAATGACTTTAAGGCAGTGCCAGAAACTTCGATCGGCAATTCTGTGCTGCGTACGAATTACGGGCATTCCATTTTAAAGTATATAGATCAAAGTTATTTTAAAGCCGTACTGCAGGATTATGAAAACCGACTGCCTTCCTTGGCCCCCAAATTGGCCCGTCTTAAGCAATCTATTCCTGAAGAATGGGCATTAAGCCCAGAACTGCACCAGCGAATTAGCGAATTTCTGCTAAATGAAGAGCGATGGGATTCGATAGCCCGCGCCTTTCGTAGATTTTTTGGATTTTTGTAA
- a CDS encoding acyl-CoA carboxylase subunit beta — protein sequence MNLEFNKNEDHLKLLVSEVKTKLHKIHKGGGDKKIAKQHEQGKLTARERIAYLLDSKKPQIEIGAFAGYDMYAEHGGCPGGGVVVVLGYIKGRMTLVVANDATVKAGAWFPITGKKNLRAQELAMENHIPIIYLVDSAGVYLPMQDEIFPDKEHFGRIFRNNAILSSKGISQIAAIMGSCVAGGAYLPIMSDEALIVDKTGSIFLAGSYLVKAAIGEDIDNESLGGATTHSEISGVTDYKAKDDKDALTSIQNIVDKMGDTNKAGFNRAKAQKPAKDPKEIYGLIPRDGKPYKTLDIIERLVDNSEFEEYKAGYGRTIITGYARIDGWAVGIVANNRELLRAKKGETQFGGVIYSDSADKASRFIANCNQKKIPLVFLQDVTGFMVGSRSEHGGIIKDGAKMVNTMSNSVVPKFTVIIGNSFGAGNYAMCGKAYDPRLIVAWPNSKLAVMGGAQAAKVLLQIEKASLKSRGEEISKEQEEAMLKKIQDRYEEQMKPEYAAARLWTDAIIDPLDTRTWISMGIEMANHAPIERAYNPGIIQA from the coding sequence ATGAACTTGGAATTTAACAAGAACGAAGACCATCTGAAACTTCTGGTTTCGGAAGTAAAAACCAAACTCCATAAAATCCACAAAGGCGGCGGCGATAAAAAGATTGCCAAACAACATGAGCAAGGAAAACTTACAGCTCGGGAGCGTATTGCCTATTTATTAGATTCGAAGAAACCTCAAATTGAGATTGGTGCCTTTGCCGGTTACGATATGTATGCCGAGCATGGAGGCTGTCCTGGTGGCGGAGTTGTAGTTGTGTTGGGTTATATCAAGGGCCGCATGACCTTAGTAGTAGCCAATGATGCCACGGTTAAGGCTGGCGCCTGGTTCCCTATTACCGGCAAGAAAAACTTAAGGGCCCAGGAATTGGCCATGGAAAACCATATTCCTATCATTTATCTGGTAGACAGTGCGGGAGTATATCTGCCAATGCAGGATGAAATTTTTCCGGATAAAGAACACTTCGGACGCATCTTTAGAAATAATGCCATTCTATCCTCTAAAGGGATTAGTCAAATTGCCGCCATCATGGGTTCCTGCGTTGCCGGTGGTGCCTATTTGCCTATTATGAGCGATGAGGCTTTGATCGTGGATAAAACCGGATCTATATTTTTAGCAGGCTCCTATTTAGTGAAAGCAGCCATTGGTGAAGATATTGATAATGAAAGCCTGGGTGGAGCTACAACGCACAGCGAAATTTCAGGAGTTACTGATTATAAGGCTAAAGACGATAAGGATGCCTTAACTAGCATCCAGAATATTGTCGATAAAATGGGCGATACCAATAAAGCTGGTTTTAATCGCGCCAAAGCCCAAAAGCCGGCTAAGGATCCTAAAGAAATTTACGGCTTAATTCCACGGGATGGCAAGCCCTATAAGACTTTAGACATTATTGAGCGCCTGGTAGACAATTCAGAATTTGAAGAATATAAAGCGGGATACGGTCGTACAATCATTACCGGCTATGCCCGTATCGATGGCTGGGCGGTAGGTATAGTGGCGAACAACCGCGAATTACTGCGCGCCAAAAAGGGCGAGACTCAATTTGGAGGAGTAATTTATTCCGATTCAGCCGATAAGGCTTCTCGCTTTATTGCCAATTGCAATCAGAAGAAAATCCCATTGGTATTCTTGCAAGATGTTACCGGCTTTATGGTAGGATCGCGCAGTGAGCACGGCGGTATTATTAAAGATGGCGCCAAAATGGTGAACACCATGAGTAATTCGGTGGTACCCAAGTTTACGGTAATCATTGGCAATAGCTTTGGTGCCGGTAATTATGCCATGTGTGGTAAGGCATACGATCCCCGACTTATTGTAGCTTGGCCTAACAGTAAGCTGGCGGTAATGGGCGGAGCTCAAGCCGCGAAGGTGCTCTTGCAAATCGAAAAAGCCAGCTTAAAATCCAGAGGTGAGGAAATCAGTAAGGAGCAGGAAGAAGCGATGCTCAAGAAAATTCAGGATCGCTACGAAGAGCAAATGAAGCCGGAATATGCCGCTGCTCGTTTGTGGACCGATGCTATTATTGATCCCTTAGACACCCGTACTTGGATTAGCATGGGAATTGAAATGGCCAATCATGCTCCTATTGAAAGAGCTTACAACCCGGGCATAATTCAAGCTTAA
- the lepB gene encoding signal peptidase I, whose product MSIGLTLIFLTLLQVYYGVLALRFITGAGYKSWQALLPYYNIYIMTKVIHRPWWWTILAILPVVGNVMMVVIFFELMHMYRIANIINTVLGVITLGLYFGYLGYTSKLKYQDRDIQIIRKYISEGFASIVFAVVAATLIRAYTFEAFTIPTPSMEKSLMVGDFLFVSKLQYGSRLPMTPFSLPLMHNKIPFTEVKSFSDAVTFPYLRLPKISDVKRNDPVVFNYPMEDYYPVDKREHYVKRCLGLPGDQLNIKDGEVYINGETQEMPDRTIKQFQYFVRTQGYLNENKLKEDFDINTTGDANDVIDLRELHANIVRNYGNRVGQIEIPQGMQDYVVTISDAAIETFKQISNIDTLFVLNHKYLDKSIPSSLQFYYAAYHDNGSQIFPPGNPYHWTRDNFGPIQIPSAGSQVELTINNYHLYKRIIEVYEGHDFKVVSPKQGMSHKFIIDGEEQTHYTFAQDYYWMMGDNRHNSLDSRYWGFVPADHIVGKPVFIWMSYDKYASGMDKIRTDRVFTTVSGEGERRSYFWYFIGAVAAFYGFRYWRNKKKQAA is encoded by the coding sequence ATGAGTATAGGCCTTACGCTGATTTTTCTTACCCTCCTGCAAGTATATTATGGAGTTTTAGCCCTTCGCTTTATCACCGGCGCCGGCTATAAAAGTTGGCAAGCCCTGCTGCCCTATTACAATATTTACATCATGACCAAGGTGATTCACCGTCCTTGGTGGTGGACCATCCTGGCCATTTTACCAGTTGTAGGTAATGTAATGATGGTGGTGATCTTCTTTGAGCTGATGCACATGTATCGCATCGCCAATATCATCAATACCGTATTGGGGGTTATTACCCTCGGTCTCTATTTCGGATATCTGGGTTATACCAGCAAATTGAAGTATCAGGATCGTGATATTCAAATCATCCGTAAATACATCAGTGAAGGCTTTGCATCCATCGTATTTGCTGTGGTGGCCGCTACTTTAATTCGCGCTTATACCTTCGAAGCCTTTACCATCCCTACTCCATCGATGGAGAAATCGCTGATGGTGGGTGACTTCCTCTTCGTGAGCAAATTGCAGTATGGCAGTCGTTTGCCCATGACTCCCTTCTCGCTTCCGCTGATGCACAATAAGATTCCTTTTACCGAAGTGAAATCCTTTAGTGATGCGGTGACTTTTCCTTATTTACGCTTACCCAAGATTAGCGATGTAAAGCGCAATGATCCGGTGGTATTCAATTATCCCATGGAAGACTATTATCCGGTTGATAAGCGCGAACATTATGTAAAGCGCTGCTTGGGTTTACCCGGGGATCAGTTGAATATTAAAGACGGTGAGGTTTACATTAATGGAGAAACCCAGGAAATGCCGGATCGCACCATTAAGCAGTTCCAGTACTTTGTGCGGACCCAGGGTTATTTAAATGAAAATAAGCTTAAGGAGGACTTCGACATCAATACCACTGGAGATGCTAACGATGTTATCGATTTACGTGAATTACACGCGAACATTGTGCGCAACTATGGAAATCGAGTTGGCCAGATTGAGATCCCTCAAGGCATGCAAGATTATGTAGTGACCATTAGTGATGCGGCTATTGAGACTTTTAAGCAGATTTCAAATATCGACACCCTCTTTGTACTTAATCACAAGTATTTAGATAAGTCCATTCCTTCCAGTTTGCAGTTTTATTATGCTGCTTATCACGACAATGGTTCTCAGATCTTCCCTCCCGGAAACCCTTACCATTGGACCCGCGATAATTTCGGCCCTATTCAAATTCCATCGGCCGGATCACAAGTGGAGCTCACCATCAATAATTACCATCTCTACAAGCGTATAATTGAGGTTTATGAGGGGCATGACTTTAAAGTAGTTTCGCCCAAACAAGGGATGAGTCATAAGTTTATTATTGACGGTGAAGAACAAACGCATTACACCTTTGCCCAGGACTACTACTGGATGATGGGTGATAACCGTCATAATTCGCTGGATAGTCGTTATTGGGGTTTTGTACCCGCCGACCATATCGTAGGAAAGCCGGTTTTCATTTGGATGAGCTACGACAAATACGCTAGTGGCATGGATAAGATTCGTACCGACCGTGTATTTACCACCGTTAGTGGCGAAGGCGAACGTCGCTCTTATTTCTGGTACTTTATTGGAGCAGTGGCGGCTTTCTATGGTTTCCGTTACTGGCGGAATAAGAAAAAGCAAGCCGCTTGA
- a CDS encoding outer membrane beta-barrel protein codes for MKTFFCLALFILGFNLQAQYRYGPIAQLGLSHIWTDYDADLQEQERFLGAAYSLGVFAERSLSEKSNLGFSLNLQQIGSKEKTIGPYYKIPANNRDYQDLRTEHRLLGYLSLPIYYSYNLDKFQLQLAWNTSLLLAYYVRTEYAWRRDNGEAHPAGEDQFYRLSPNNLAYKYLDFGPQVALLYSLSDRLQVQASYYHGLQQIIYEGISSEAYIRSLQFGFRWVINEE; via the coding sequence ATGAAAACCTTCTTCTGCCTCGCCTTATTTATCCTCGGTTTCAATTTGCAAGCACAATACCGCTATGGCCCTATAGCGCAATTGGGTTTAAGTCATATTTGGACAGACTATGATGCCGATTTGCAGGAACAAGAGCGCTTTTTGGGTGCCGCCTATTCCCTGGGAGTTTTTGCCGAAAGGAGTCTTAGCGAAAAATCCAATCTTGGATTTAGCTTAAACCTCCAGCAAATAGGCAGTAAGGAAAAGACCATTGGCCCTTATTATAAAATTCCAGCCAATAATCGGGATTACCAGGATTTAAGAACCGAACATCGCCTATTGGGCTACCTAAGCTTGCCTATTTACTATTCCTATAATTTGGATAAGTTTCAGCTTCAGCTAGCCTGGAACACCTCTTTATTATTGGCCTATTATGTGCGAACAGAATACGCCTGGAGACGAGACAATGGTGAAGCCCATCCGGCAGGAGAGGATCAGTTCTACAGGCTTAGTCCGAATAATCTTGCCTATAAGTATCTTGATTTTGGTCCACAAGTCGCTTTGCTCTACTCCCTTAGTGATCGTTTGCAAGTTCAGGCTAGCTATTACCATGGATTGCAGCAAATTATCTATGAAGGCATTAGTAGCGAGGCCTATATACGATCCTTGCAATTTGGATTTCGTTGGGTGATTAATGAAGAATAG
- a CDS encoding T9SS type A sorting domain-containing protein encodes MKKLLFSALAAMTLVSNLNAQIIDFSNFSVPAAGSDIYHRANVSSVSPATPGSGQTWDYSTLIPTSFDSLVYFDAKDSTTGYPDVYNFVYDDLNSPSGASIDGYEFYNINASGFYVAAFYVEDYWESLGVFTGNAGDELVINKQRIPFQDTVYLLKFPVNSQSSWSRSNNRVVNFDLTIAGFGLNQAPGYIKNTDQETRTVVGEGQVIIPDEFGNAMPPVDAYMIDVMHTTTDSFFLGGQPAPPALMNAFGLTQGNSQTTHFVVFYAKTGSGYPVLSYNLDGLNNITGFFYRPYVVRNSLGIGLEENQASNIQVYPNPIQSGETLSIALENENELGQIEILSLNGQVLSQINRSEIANSGKQINILPPAHPGLYLVQIKNQKGEVLKMQKIQVL; translated from the coding sequence ATGAAAAAACTACTATTTTCCGCTTTAGCCGCGATGACCCTAGTGAGCAACTTAAACGCTCAAATCATCGACTTTTCGAATTTTTCGGTTCCGGCAGCCGGCTCGGATATTTACCACCGAGCTAATGTTTCTTCGGTGAGTCCAGCTACTCCGGGTAGCGGTCAAACCTGGGACTATTCTACCTTGATCCCAACGTCATTCGACTCCTTAGTTTATTTTGATGCCAAGGATAGTACCACCGGCTATCCTGATGTTTACAATTTCGTTTACGATGATCTGAACAGCCCTAGTGGAGCCAGTATTGATGGCTATGAATTCTATAATATTAATGCCAGTGGCTTTTATGTAGCTGCCTTTTATGTAGAAGACTATTGGGAGAGTTTAGGGGTTTTTACTGGAAATGCCGGCGATGAATTGGTGATCAATAAACAGCGTATTCCTTTTCAAGACACCGTTTATCTATTAAAATTCCCAGTAAACTCACAAAGTAGCTGGTCTCGCTCTAATAATCGTGTCGTTAATTTCGATTTAACCATTGCCGGTTTTGGATTAAACCAAGCTCCTGGATACATCAAAAACACCGATCAAGAAACTCGTACTGTGGTAGGTGAAGGTCAGGTTATTATTCCTGATGAATTTGGAAATGCCATGCCTCCGGTAGATGCATATATGATCGACGTAATGCATACCACCACCGATAGCTTTTTCTTAGGTGGACAGCCTGCACCTCCAGCCTTAATGAATGCCTTTGGACTTACTCAGGGAAATTCACAAACTACCCACTTTGTAGTGTTTTATGCTAAAACAGGATCGGGCTACCCCGTTCTTAGCTACAATTTAGATGGACTTAATAATATTACTGGCTTCTTTTACCGTCCTTACGTAGTGCGTAATTCCTTGGGAATTGGATTAGAAGAGAATCAAGCTTCTAATATCCAGGTTTACCCTAACCCTATTCAAAGTGGTGAGACCTTAAGCATTGCGCTTGAGAACGAAAATGAATTAGGGCAAATCGAAATTCTGAGCCTCAATGGTCAAGTATTGAGTCAAATCAATCGCAGCGAAATTGCTAACAGCGGCAAGCAAATAAATATCCTCCCCCCTGCACATCCTGGTTTATACCTGGTGCAAATCAAAAACCAAAAAGGAGAAGTACTGAAGATGCAAAAGATTCAGGTTCTCTAA